In Nostoc edaphicum CCNP1411, the sequence TCTGCCCTCCTGTGCTTAAGCGTCGCCAATCTTGTTGGATGCGATCGCTTGCTTGTGTTTGCAACGAAGTCAAAGCACCATCGATCGCAGGAACAGCCATAATCGCTTGTACCAAATCCCCTGTGGTTGCAGTTCGGGAAGTGTCTGGCCCCGCACCCGCAGGTACGGTTGGAGAAGCCGCAGGTACTGTTGGGGCGGCAAATGGGTTGGGTGTGCTAGGACTACCAGCCCCCGGAGTAGGTAAGACTCCTAAATTTATCTGATTTAGGAAAGGTCGAATCGTTGCCGGATTCAACTGCTGTTGAACATGCTGCATGATCATTGCTTGAAACTGGGGATCGAGTTGCAAATGCATATCCATACCCAGTTTATAACGTGAGGTAGGATCGGGAGGTTGCAGTAATGAAGGGGGAGTAAGTTGGTAGTTGGGAACCGGTGGTAAACTACTAGTTTCGTCTCGTTGGATTACCGAAGTATCTCCATCCTCACAAGCAAGACTTTGACGCTGCAAAATTTCTGGGATAATTTCTCCTCCCCGACTAGCTACCCAATTCGTTTCCGGCTGATAAGTATTTCCTAGTTGACGTTTTGCCTGTGGATGAAACAGCGATATTCGACTAATGTCATGACTAAGGGGCTTTTCTGAAATAGCTTCTGGTTCCAATGATTGCTCACCAGCAGACTGCACTTCATGAAAGTCCTTTGATACCTCAGTTGCAGTTTGGATTGGGAAATTGTTTGTGATGCCAAAACCGCGTGTTGGATTTGCCAGCGTTGGAGATGTTGGTGAGAGAAGCGATGGATTTGAAAAAGTGGATGTACCTGCTTTCTTGGGCCCAAGTAGGCGTAGCCCGTCGTAGACATCGCTCATCTCACATCCTCAAGCACATTTTTGGATTAAATTATACAGTTTGTTGAGTTGCGATCGCTATCTACTTAAGTAGAAATTATTCTATGCCAGCAGTGGCTCTGTGCGAGCAAGACTTATAATCATAGAAAGCGGTGAATGAATTGGGTTATAGCCATTTTCAATCCGTTGAGGTACAAATATGCAAATAGACCTAACCCCCTAACCCCCTGCCCGCTTCGGGAAGGGGGAACAATTCAAAGCCTCTCTCCTAAAAGGAGAGAGGTTTGGAGAGAGGTCAAAATTGTACTTTACGCTTGTCGATAACCGCTATAAGTTAGATTTATCTTGTCAAAATAGAAATTATTATGTCTTCTGCTCAAGATTTAGGAATAATTTTAGAAGACACACCAGAAGATGTTATATTTCCTCCTGGTGATTTATACAGTGATGAACCACCTTTGGAAACAGAACTTCACTTGCGGCAAATACTGCTGTTGATTCAGTGTTTGGAATGGTTGTGGCAGGAGCGTCAAGATTTTTACGCTTGCGGTAACATGACGATTTATTACAGTCCGCGTCAACGCAAGTCTGAGCAATTTAGAGGCCCCGACTTCTTTGTAGTTTTAAATACCCAACGCAAAATACGCAAAAGCTGGGTAGTTTGGGAAGAAGATGGCAAATACCCAAATGTGATTGTAGAGATTCTTTCTGACAAAACAGCTGCTACTGATAGAGGGTTGAAAAAGGAAATCTATCAAGATATTTGGCGGACTCCTGATTATTTTTGGTTTGACCCGGTAAGTTTAGAATTTAAAGGATTTCATTTATTAGATGGTCGTTATCAAGAACTGCAAACAAATGAAGCAGGTTGGTTATGGAGTCAGCAATTGCAGTTATATTTGGGAAT encodes:
- a CDS encoding Uma2 family endonuclease; protein product: MSSAQDLGIILEDTPEDVIFPPGDLYSDEPPLETELHLRQILLLIQCLEWLWQERQDFYACGNMTIYYSPRQRKSEQFRGPDFFVVLNTQRKIRKSWVVWEEDGKYPNVIVEILSDKTAATDRGLKKEIYQDIWRTPDYFWFDPVSLEFKGFHLLDGRYQELQTNEAGWLWSQQLQLYLGIYESKLRFFTPDGQLTPTPEEVAHQEQQQRQQAEQQLAQVESMLARYRERFGELPE